A stretch of DNA from Elusimicrobiota bacterium:
ATTATGATTCAACCCCACAGGTTCCTATACAGAGACAGCGTCTAACCACTATAATTGCTACTCTTGGTTCACTTCTTATAGGCATCGGGATAATTCTGTTTTTTGCAAGCAATTGGGATAAAATCTCACCTTTTCATAAAATGATTCTCCTTCTTATTGCCTTATTGGGAAGTTATCTGGTTGGTTACAGGCTTTCTATAAAAGATTATCCTAATATATCACTTGCCTTTTATTTCCTAGGAAGTATTATCTATGGTTCAAATATATTTTTAGTAGCACAAACTTATAATATTCAATCTCATTGGCCAAATGGGATATTATGGTGGGGAATAGGTGTTTTACCTTTAGCATTAATACTTTCTTCCAGAGCAATAACTACTTTAACTTTACTTGTTTTTTCTTTTTGGTTGGGTTCGGAACTTTGTTTTGGAATTAATATTTCCGATGATAAGGGAATCTTTCTTTACGGTATAGCATATGGCCTTTGGGGATGCGGACTTATGGGAATAGGTTATTTATTTGAGCGTATATCCCAATTTGAAAAAATTTCCAGAGTTTTTCAGAAAATTGGTCTTTTCCTGATATTTGCAGGACTTTATCCTTTCTCGTTTCGTAGCAAATATGCCAAAGTTCAATCCGGACTTTTAATGGAAACTTTCGATAGAAACCCTTTCTTCTTAAAATTGTCTATTATCTTAACAATTATATCTATTTTTTCTGTTATATCTGTATATTTAAAAAAAACTGGGAAGAAAGAAATATCTTTAAGCATATGGCTTCTTATATCAGTCACATTGATATGGCTTGTTGGTTTTCTTCTTCCGCCTTTAACA
This window harbors:
- a CDS encoding DUF2157 domain-containing protein, which encodes MNENKEKKVVEDLEQESEIWVREGLISEEQRTKIIIHYDSTPQVPIQRQRLTTIIATLGSLLIGIGIILFFASNWDKISPFHKMILLLIALLGSYLVGYRLSIKDYPNISLAFYFLGSIIYGSNIFLVAQTYNIQSHWPNGILWWGIGVLPLALILSSRAITTLTLLVFSFWLGSELCFGINISDDKGIFLYGIAYGLWGCGLMGIGYLFERISQFEKISRVFQKIGLFLIFAGLYPFSFRSKYAKVQSGLLMETFDRNPFFLKLSIILTIISIFSVISVYLKKTGKKEISLSIWLLISVTLIWLVGFLLPPLTILTAILSNIILFIGIISIIFIGYLNRHAFCVNIGLLFFAALVIGRYFDFAWEYMERSAAFTVGGLLLLLMGFALERSRRKLLNWNLKK